The Algoriphagus sanaruensis genome window below encodes:
- a CDS encoding ABC transporter permease has product MNKILLVIQREYLARVKKKSFLIATLLTPLIFPAIMAIFVWIAVQEKENQSLRIIEVIDETDLFFMESSEQYAFTSSVQNQEEAKKMVLDGERYGFLYIPKIDLADPKGIQFFGTENPSMNLMSYLESALKRKIEDQRLYQEGIDPQILKEIRTSVSIQSVALGAEGEEKVTDATVNYALGFVAGILIYIFIFVYGNQIMQGVIEEKSSRIIEILVSSLKPFQLMMGKIIGIGGVGLTQFLIWVFLIGTLSSVVMGVLGMQMPQQQALEMANPELAQSAPQPGELAEILAVIEGIDFITLVASFIVYFLGGYLLYGALFAAIGSAVDAPSDAQQFMFPITIPLIVAYMGLFVFVLQDPNSTTSFWLSIIPLTSPIAMMGRVSFGVPFWELALSVGLLIGGFLVTTWLAGKIYRIGILMHGTKPTYKTLWKWIKTAQ; this is encoded by the coding sequence ATGAATAAAATTTTATTGGTCATTCAGCGAGAATACTTGGCTCGGGTGAAAAAGAAGTCCTTTCTCATTGCGACGCTTTTGACGCCTTTAATATTTCCTGCCATCATGGCCATTTTTGTTTGGATTGCGGTGCAGGAAAAGGAAAATCAATCCTTGAGAATCATTGAAGTCATTGATGAAACCGACTTGTTTTTCATGGAGAGTTCGGAGCAATATGCCTTTACCTCTTCTGTGCAGAATCAAGAGGAAGCCAAAAAAATGGTACTGGATGGGGAGCGATATGGATTCTTATATATCCCTAAAATAGACCTTGCTGATCCCAAAGGGATTCAGTTTTTTGGGACCGAAAATCCAAGTATGAATTTGATGAGTTATCTGGAGTCAGCTTTAAAACGTAAGATTGAAGACCAGCGCTTGTATCAAGAAGGAATTGACCCTCAGATTTTAAAAGAAATTCGGACCAGTGTTTCGATTCAGTCTGTTGCCTTGGGAGCAGAAGGGGAAGAAAAAGTCACCGATGCCACGGTGAATTATGCTTTGGGATTTGTTGCCGGTATTTTGATTTACATCTTCATTTTCGTCTATGGCAATCAAATTATGCAGGGAGTCATCGAAGAAAAATCCAGCCGAATCATCGAGATTTTAGTGTCCTCGCTCAAACCCTTTCAGCTCATGATGGGAAAAATCATCGGTATTGGAGGGGTAGGTTTGACACAGTTTCTGATTTGGGTGTTTCTAATAGGTACTCTTTCCTCTGTTGTAATGGGTGTGTTGGGAATGCAGATGCCTCAACAACAAGCCTTGGAAATGGCAAATCCTGAATTGGCTCAATCAGCGCCCCAGCCAGGAGAGTTAGCTGAGATTTTAGCTGTAATTGAGGGTATTGATTTTATCACTTTAGTGGCTTCTTTTATTGTGTACTTCTTAGGAGGATATTTGCTTTACGGAGCCTTATTTGCTGCGATTGGATCGGCTGTTGACGCTCCTTCTGATGCCCAGCAGTTTATGTTTCCGATTACGATCCCTTTGATAGTAGCCTATATGGGGCTTTTTGTATTTGTTTTACAGGATCCTAATAGTACCACTTCATTTTGGTTGTCGATTATTCCTCTCACCTCTCCAATAGCGATGATGGGAAGGGTAAGTTTTGGGGTTCCGTTTTGGGAATTGGCTCTATCAGTGGGTTTACTTATTGGAGGATTCCTGGTGACGACTTGGCTTGCAGGGAAAATCTATCGAATTGGTATCCTCATGCACGGGACAAAACCAACCTATAAGACGTTATGGAAATGGATAAAAACAGCTCAATAA
- a CDS encoding ABC transporter ATP-binding protein codes for MLQISNLNKTYEKHQALKDVSLEVPEGVIFGLLGPNGAGKTTLIRIINQIIEQDSGSVELDGKLLTPDDIRKIGYLPEERGLYKKMKVWDQLIYFARLKGLSQSDAQEKVKLWLQKLDILSWRDKKIEDLSKGMAQKVQFISTVIHQPKLLILDEPFSGFDPVNAEIIKNEILELKESGTTVILSTHRMESVELLCDQIAMIHKSRKILDGSIQEIKSQFRSNQYLVSLTNLNQTLPENWNVTEKGSWVEFSLALEGKSSNDLLIELMQYGQVVGFRELVPSMEEIFIQQVKATGHE; via the coding sequence ATGCTTCAAATTTCCAACCTTAATAAAACCTACGAAAAGCATCAGGCTTTAAAAGACGTAAGTTTAGAAGTTCCTGAAGGTGTAATTTTTGGGTTGCTAGGACCCAATGGGGCAGGAAAAACGACTTTAATTCGAATCATCAACCAGATTATTGAGCAGGATAGCGGCTCAGTGGAGTTGGATGGAAAGTTGCTCACCCCCGATGATATTCGGAAAATTGGCTATTTACCCGAAGAGCGAGGACTTTATAAAAAGATGAAAGTCTGGGATCAGCTGATTTATTTCGCTCGCCTTAAGGGGCTTTCCCAATCTGATGCTCAGGAAAAAGTCAAATTGTGGCTTCAAAAACTTGACATTCTTTCCTGGAGGGACAAAAAGATTGAGGATTTGTCAAAAGGAATGGCACAAAAGGTCCAGTTTATTTCTACGGTAATCCATCAGCCTAAACTGTTGATTTTAGATGAACCTTTTTCTGGCTTTGATCCTGTGAATGCTGAAATCATAAAAAATGAAATTCTAGAGCTTAAAGAATCAGGAACTACTGTGATCCTGAGTACCCATCGGATGGAATCCGTGGAGCTCCTTTGTGATCAAATTGCAATGATTCATAAATCCAGAAAGATCTTAGACGGCTCCATCCAGGAAATAAAATCCCAATTCAGATCAAATCAATATTTGGTTTCTTTGACAAACCTGAATCAAACGCTTCCCGAAAATTGGAATGTGACCGAAAAAGGAAGCTGGGTAGAATTTTCACTTGCCTTGGAAGGCAAATCTTCCAATGATTTATTGATTGAGTTGATGCAATATGGACAAGTGGTTGGATTCAGAGAATTAGTGCCCAGCATGGAAGAGATTTTTATTCAACAAGTAAAAGCGACAGGACATGAATAA
- the dnaJ gene encoding molecular chaperone DnaJ: MAKRDYYEVLGVSKSATADEIKKAYRKLAIQYHPDKNPDNPEAEDKFKEAAEAYEVLSNPDKKARYDQFGHQGLGGNGGFGGGGMNMEDIFSQFGDIFGGGGFGSFFGGGGGRRTKKGTNLRVKLKLNLQEIANGVEKKIKVKRHVVAPGVTFQSCSSCQGTGQVKKVVNTMLGQMVSASTCAVCGGSGQIVDKKPAEADSRGLIVKEEIITINIPGGVGEGMQLSMSGKGNEIPGGIPGDLLIVIEEAEDQTLQRDGNNVIYDLHISFVQAALGDSVEVPTIDGKVKIKIDPGTQSGKMLRLKGKGIKDINGYSRGDQLIMVNVWTPTELTKEERNTLESLRNAENFRPNPQGKEKSFFDKMKEFF; this comes from the coding sequence ATGGCAAAAAGAGACTATTACGAGGTATTGGGTGTTTCCAAATCAGCCACTGCTGATGAAATAAAAAAAGCTTATCGCAAGCTTGCTATTCAATATCATCCCGATAAAAACCCAGACAATCCTGAGGCTGAAGATAAGTTTAAGGAAGCTGCTGAAGCATACGAAGTCTTGAGTAACCCTGACAAAAAAGCCAGATATGATCAATTTGGCCATCAAGGTTTAGGAGGAAACGGCGGCTTTGGTGGAGGAGGGATGAATATGGAAGACATATTCTCTCAGTTTGGAGATATTTTTGGAGGTGGTGGTTTTGGGTCGTTTTTTGGTGGCGGTGGAGGCCGAAGAACTAAAAAAGGCACAAATCTTCGCGTCAAGCTTAAACTCAATCTTCAGGAAATTGCCAATGGAGTTGAGAAAAAAATAAAGGTTAAACGCCACGTAGTTGCTCCTGGAGTAACTTTCCAATCTTGTTCTTCTTGTCAAGGTACAGGTCAAGTCAAAAAGGTGGTTAATACCATGCTAGGCCAAATGGTTTCGGCAAGTACCTGTGCTGTCTGTGGCGGATCTGGTCAGATCGTAGATAAAAAGCCGGCAGAGGCGGATTCTAGAGGTTTGATCGTGAAGGAAGAAATCATCACGATTAATATTCCTGGAGGAGTTGGAGAAGGCATGCAGTTAAGTATGTCTGGAAAAGGGAATGAAATTCCGGGTGGAATTCCAGGCGATTTACTCATCGTTATTGAGGAGGCTGAAGATCAAACCCTTCAGCGTGACGGAAATAATGTGATTTATGATCTCCATATTTCCTTCGTCCAAGCTGCCTTGGGGGATTCTGTGGAGGTGCCTACAATCGACGGAAAAGTTAAAATAAAAATTGACCCGGGTACTCAAAGTGGCAAAATGCTTCGTTTGAAAGGAAAGGGAATTAAAGATATCAATGGCTATTCACGAGGGGACCAATTGATTATGGTCAATGTTTGGACTCCGACTGAACTGACAAAAGAGGAAAGAAACACGCTTGAATCGCTTAGAAATGCCGAGAATTTCAGGCCTAACCCTCAAGGAAAGGAAAAATCATTCTTCGATAAAATGAAGGAATTCTTCTAA
- a CDS encoding nucleotide exchange factor GrpE, whose translation MENKEQLDQEMNQAVEESTANESTQEEVSEKIEDVIPENSEQKLEAEVAELKDKYLRLYSDFENFRKRTAKERLDLIKTASEDVLKDLIPVVDDFERALKASANETDSMKIKEGNELIFHKLIKILESKGLQAMGDLIGKPFNPDTQEAITQIPAPTEEMKGAVIDVIEKGYTLGDKVVRYAKVVTGA comes from the coding sequence ATGGAAAATAAGGAACAATTGGATCAGGAAATGAACCAAGCGGTGGAAGAATCTACCGCCAATGAATCGACTCAGGAAGAGGTTTCTGAAAAAATTGAAGATGTTATACCAGAAAATTCTGAACAAAAATTGGAAGCTGAAGTAGCTGAATTAAAGGATAAGTACTTGAGACTGTATTCCGATTTTGAAAATTTCAGAAAACGGACAGCAAAAGAGAGATTGGATTTGATCAAAACCGCTTCTGAAGATGTTTTGAAGGATTTAATTCCCGTAGTAGATGATTTTGAACGAGCACTTAAAGCATCTGCGAATGAAACTGACTCGATGAAAATCAAAGAAGGGAATGAATTGATTTTTCATAAGTTGATCAAAATTCTAGAATCAAAGGGGCTTCAGGCAATGGGTGATCTGATTGGAAAACCATTTAATCCAGACACACAAGAGGCGATTACCCAGATTCCAGCTCCAACAGAGGAGATGAAAGGTGCGGTCATAGATGTAATTGAAAAGGGATATACCCTTGGAGATAAAGTAGTACGATATGCAAAAGTCGTAACAGGAGCATAA
- the obgE gene encoding GTPase ObgE, which produces MADSNFIDYVKFCSRSGAGGAGSVHFRREKHVPKGGPDGGDGGRGGHIILRGNAQHWTLLHLKYKKHVIAEAGKGGEGGRRTGADGKDIILDVPLGTVAKDAETGEKRFEITEDGQEVILTRGGRGGLGNDHFKTATNQAPHFAQPGEAGIEEWIILELKLLADVGLVGFPNAGKSTLLSSISAARPEIGDYPFTTLVPNLGVVAYRDDKSFVMADIPGIIEGAAEGRGLGIRFLRHIERNSILLFMIPADAPDLNAQYQILLHELEKYNPELLDKKRILAISKSDMLDEVLIKEMEQEIPKGIPYVFISSVSQYNLEKLKDLIWQAIHS; this is translated from the coding sequence ATGGCTGATTCAAACTTTATAGATTACGTAAAATTCTGCTCAAGATCTGGTGCAGGGGGTGCTGGTTCAGTTCATTTTCGTAGAGAAAAGCATGTTCCAAAAGGTGGACCTGATGGGGGTGATGGCGGAAGAGGAGGCCACATTATTCTAAGAGGTAATGCACAACATTGGACCTTGCTGCATCTGAAATATAAAAAGCATGTTATCGCTGAAGCTGGAAAGGGCGGTGAAGGAGGAAGACGAACAGGGGCGGATGGTAAAGATATAATTCTCGATGTTCCCCTTGGAACTGTTGCCAAGGATGCCGAAACCGGAGAAAAAAGGTTTGAAATTACGGAAGATGGTCAAGAGGTTATTTTGACCCGAGGAGGCAGAGGTGGTCTTGGAAATGATCATTTCAAAACAGCCACCAACCAAGCCCCACATTTTGCTCAGCCAGGTGAAGCTGGGATTGAGGAGTGGATTATTCTAGAATTAAAATTATTAGCTGATGTAGGTTTGGTAGGCTTTCCAAATGCAGGGAAATCTACGCTATTATCGTCTATTTCTGCAGCAAGACCTGAAATAGGCGATTATCCCTTCACTACATTAGTGCCTAATTTAGGGGTGGTAGCATATCGGGATGATAAATCTTTTGTCATGGCAGATATTCCTGGAATAATTGAAGGTGCTGCTGAAGGTAGAGGTCTTGGAATTCGTTTTTTGCGCCACATTGAACGTAATTCCATATTACTGTTTATGATTCCTGCAGATGCTCCAGATTTGAATGCCCAATATCAAATTCTGCTTCATGAGCTTGAGAAATATAATCCTGAGCTGCTTGATAAAAAACGAATTCTTGCTATTTCAAAATCTGATATGCTCGATGAAGTACTTATAAAAGAGATGGAGCAGGAAATTCCGAAAGGTATTCCCTACGTATTTATTTCCTCTGTCAGTCAGTATAATTTGGAAAAACTCAAGGATTTGATCTGGCAGGCCATCCATTCCTAA
- a CDS encoding adenylate kinase, translating to MLNIVLFGPPGAGKGTQSEKIIAMYGLTHLSTGDLFRKHLGEGTDLGNLAKKYMNEGRLVPDEVVIGMVEDKINSTVDSKGFIFDGFPRTTAQAEALDVMLEKNGMQISGMIALDVPEEILKERIKERGKTSGRVDDQDEEKINTRIKVYLDETLPVAEYYSKQDKFEKINGVGQIDEIFSAIKKVMDSY from the coding sequence ATGCTTAATATCGTTCTGTTTGGCCCTCCTGGTGCGGGTAAAGGCACCCAAAGTGAAAAAATTATCGCCATGTATGGGCTTACCCATCTCTCTACCGGAGACCTTTTTAGAAAACATCTAGGAGAAGGTACCGATCTAGGTAACCTAGCTAAGAAGTATATGAATGAAGGGCGATTAGTGCCTGACGAGGTTGTTATTGGTATGGTGGAAGATAAAATAAATTCCACGGTGGATAGTAAAGGATTTATTTTTGATGGCTTTCCTAGAACCACTGCTCAGGCAGAGGCTCTTGATGTGATGCTTGAAAAAAATGGAATGCAAATTTCTGGGATGATAGCGTTGGATGTGCCAGAGGAAATATTGAAGGAAAGAATCAAAGAAAGAGGGAAAACTTCGGGTAGGGTCGATGATCAAGATGAAGAAAAGATCAATACCAGAATAAAAGTTTATTTAGACGAGACGCTACCAGTTGCAGAATACTACTCTAAGCAAGATAAGTTTGAGAAAATCAATGGAGTAGGTCAAATAGATGAGATATTCAGTGCTATTAAGAAAGTAATGGATAGCTATTGA
- the hpt gene encoding hypoxanthine phosphoribosyltransferase: MSKVSILDKTFEIYLSNTQIQERINQIGRAISDEFHGDELIIVGVLNGSFLFMADLVRRIELNFVCDFIKVSSYQGTESTGQVKSLLGLKESIEGKSVLIIEDIVDSGLSMEYLLKELSSHRPKRLAIATLLFKREAFRHKYAIDYVGFEIPNKFVVGYGLDYDGLGRNLPHIYQLTTP, from the coding sequence ATGTCCAAAGTTTCAATCCTTGATAAGACCTTTGAAATTTATCTTTCCAATACTCAAATTCAAGAAAGGATAAATCAGATAGGTCGAGCCATTTCTGATGAATTCCATGGTGATGAGCTAATTATAGTGGGAGTCTTGAATGGTTCTTTTTTGTTTATGGCAGATTTAGTCCGAAGAATTGAATTAAATTTCGTTTGTGACTTTATAAAAGTTTCATCTTATCAAGGAACCGAATCCACAGGTCAGGTAAAGTCACTACTCGGACTCAAGGAGTCCATCGAAGGAAAATCAGTATTAATTATCGAGGATATTGTGGATTCTGGATTGAGTATGGAATACCTTTTAAAAGAGCTTAGTAGCCATCGTCCCAAAAGACTCGCAATCGCGACTTTACTTTTTAAAAGAGAAGCGTTTCGGCATAAATACGCGATAGATTATGTGGGTTTTGAAATTCCGAATAAATTTGTGGTCGGTTATGGCCTTGATTATGATGGGTTGGGACGAAATCTTCCACACATTTATCAGCTCACAACTCCTTAA
- a CDS encoding aminopeptidase codes for MKFLHELLNIQSVSGDEGEFTDFLLTYIGKRKKSWSVTPEIYSGEEFHDCILLKFGNPRTAVFAHMDTIGFMVRYTNQLIPVGGPEIIPSSKLIGKDKYGEIDCALLGDEEGVFHDFPRKIDVGTRLSFKQNIRVDENFIQAAYLDNRLGVYNALLQCETIKDGWVVFSTYEEHGGGSMPFLLDFIQKTAPIKQALISDITWITEGVQHHEGVVISIRDKFIPRKKFIDRVIDLAQKSKIPYQLEVEAYGGSDGREVQFSPYAIDWCFIGAAEDHVHTPNEKVSLQDFQSMVDLYRFLISNL; via the coding sequence ATGAAATTTTTACACGAATTATTAAATATTCAGTCCGTATCTGGGGATGAAGGCGAATTCACGGATTTTTTACTAACCTACATCGGAAAACGGAAAAAGTCTTGGAGTGTTACACCTGAAATTTATTCAGGTGAGGAATTCCATGATTGTATTTTGTTAAAATTTGGAAATCCCCGTACGGCTGTTTTTGCGCACATGGACACCATCGGGTTTATGGTCAGATATACGAATCAGTTAATTCCTGTTGGAGGACCAGAAATCATTCCTAGCTCAAAATTGATTGGAAAAGATAAATACGGAGAGATTGATTGCGCACTTTTGGGAGATGAAGAAGGTGTTTTCCATGATTTTCCAAGAAAAATTGATGTTGGAACACGGCTTTCATTCAAACAGAATATTCGTGTTGACGAGAATTTTATTCAGGCAGCGTATTTAGATAATAGGCTTGGAGTATATAATGCTTTATTACAATGTGAAACTATTAAGGATGGCTGGGTGGTTTTTTCTACCTATGAAGAACATGGTGGAGGAAGTATGCCCTTTCTTCTTGATTTTATTCAAAAAACTGCACCAATAAAACAGGCTCTCATTTCTGATATCACTTGGATCACAGAAGGGGTCCAACATCACGAGGGAGTTGTTATTTCCATACGAGATAAATTCATTCCCAGGAAAAAATTCATAGATCGCGTGATTGATTTAGCTCAGAAAAGTAAAATTCCTTATCAGTTAGAAGTAGAAGCCTACGGAGGAAGTGATGGTAGAGAAGTTCAGTTTTCTCCTTATGCAATAGATTGGTGCTTTATTGGTGCCGCAGAAGATCACGTCCATACACCCAATGAAAAAGTTTCCTTGCAAGACTTTCAATCTATGGTGGATTTGTATCGATTTCTTATTTCAAATCTTTAA
- a CDS encoding OmpA family protein gives MKKIILSSLIAGALAFGANAQEFNKWSVEFGLGPNKPMAPLAGGYLSPTLNIGHAELGVRYMFNEKFGTKLDYGFGSFKEVDGHSPSFNTKYFRLNLQGVANIGRIMNFESFSRKFGMLLHGGAGIGLVNPEENLYNDFNDNVYTLIFGVTPQIKLSEKVALVGDISTILNGRQTVTWDGSTAIRPDISNGFYGANGTWWTGTLGLNIYLGKSEQHADWYIAADKYATKEELATQINGIKDMLKDSDGDGVPDYLDKEPNTPAGARVNSAGTTLDSDGDGTPDHVDKCPFLPGPASTNGCPVEEIREEVDYLKKAINDGYVNVYYAFDSSKPLGYSISAANYVANFLKRNPGVSVEVKGYADELGPEDYNIKLSEKRAKAVYDILVAAGVDASRLSYKGYGEDTSVDKASADARQMARRASFEIK, from the coding sequence ATGAAAAAAATTATACTCTCATCCCTAATCGCTGGTGCTTTGGCTTTCGGAGCTAATGCCCAAGAGTTTAACAAGTGGTCTGTTGAATTCGGCCTTGGACCAAACAAACCTATGGCACCTCTGGCTGGAGGATACCTATCTCCAACTTTAAACATTGGGCATGCCGAATTAGGTGTTCGCTACATGTTTAATGAAAAATTCGGAACCAAATTGGATTATGGTTTTGGATCATTTAAAGAGGTAGATGGACATAGCCCAAGCTTCAACACCAAATATTTTAGACTAAACCTTCAAGGGGTGGCTAACATTGGTAGAATCATGAACTTTGAGTCATTCTCAAGAAAATTTGGAATGCTTCTTCATGGCGGTGCCGGTATTGGATTAGTTAACCCTGAAGAAAATCTTTACAATGATTTCAACGACAATGTATACACCCTAATCTTTGGAGTGACTCCTCAGATTAAGTTGAGTGAAAAAGTAGCCTTAGTCGGTGACATTTCAACAATCTTAAATGGTCGTCAAACAGTGACTTGGGATGGTTCTACAGCAATCCGTCCTGACATCAGCAATGGTTTTTATGGAGCTAACGGTACTTGGTGGACTGGAACTTTAGGATTGAATATCTACCTTGGTAAATCTGAGCAACATGCTGATTGGTATATCGCCGCAGACAAGTATGCAACCAAAGAGGAATTAGCTACTCAAATCAATGGAATCAAAGACATGCTTAAGGATTCTGACGGTGATGGTGTTCCTGATTATTTGGACAAAGAACCAAATACTCCAGCAGGTGCTCGTGTAAATTCCGCTGGTACTACCCTTGATTCTGACGGTGACGGAACTCCTGACCACGTTGACAAATGTCCATTCTTGCCTGGTCCTGCATCTACAAATGGATGTCCAGTTGAGGAAATCAGAGAAGAAGTTGATTACTTGAAAAAGGCGATCAACGATGGCTATGTAAATGTTTATTATGCATTCGACAGCTCCAAACCACTAGGATACTCCATCAGTGCCGCAAATTATGTAGCTAACTTCCTTAAGAGAAATCCTGGTGTGAGTGTAGAGGTGAAAGGTTATGCTGATGAATTAGGCCCAGAAGATTACAACATCAAGCTTTCTGAGAAAAGAGCCAAAGCGGTATATGACATTTTGGTTGCCGCAGGTGTTGATGCATCTAGACTTTCTTACAAAGGATATGGAGAAGATACCTCTGTTGACAAGGCTTCTGCGGATGCAAGACAAATGGCAAGAAGAGCAAGCTTCGAAATCAAATAA